The Agromyces mangrovi genome contains a region encoding:
- a CDS encoding aldo/keto reductase — protein MNGTSVKTRRIGESEVSAVGLGGVQWSLVDEPDEARSIATIHAAIDAGITLIDTAHAYTTLDEESHNERMVATALAAHPDRERVLVATKGGHWRTPDGMRISNDRSTLRRHLETSLRTLGVERIGLYQLHHPDPQVPVEEAVGTLADFQRDGLVEHIGVSNFDLEQLERARSVAAIASVQNAYSPLRLADQPVVEYAAKHGLSYLAHSPFGGRGRSGRFLDSLPNTRALATELGIPLHVFVLAWLLHRNDAIIPIPGAGRPRYGAGIADAIGIELSDAEAAVLDAEAVPGDWLP, from the coding sequence ATGAACGGCACGAGCGTGAAGACCCGCCGGATCGGCGAGAGCGAGGTGAGCGCCGTCGGCCTCGGCGGCGTGCAGTGGTCACTGGTGGATGAACCGGACGAGGCGCGGTCGATCGCGACGATCCACGCTGCAATCGACGCGGGCATCACGTTGATCGACACCGCTCACGCGTACACGACCCTCGACGAGGAGTCGCACAACGAGCGCATGGTGGCGACCGCGCTCGCCGCGCATCCCGACCGCGAACGGGTTCTCGTCGCCACGAAGGGCGGGCACTGGCGCACACCGGACGGCATGCGCATCTCCAACGACCGGAGCACCCTGCGGCGACACCTGGAGACCAGCCTGCGGACGCTCGGGGTCGAGCGCATCGGGCTCTACCAGCTCCATCACCCCGATCCGCAGGTCCCCGTGGAAGAGGCCGTCGGCACGCTGGCCGACTTCCAGCGCGACGGGCTGGTCGAGCACATCGGAGTCTCCAACTTCGATCTCGAGCAACTCGAGCGAGCGCGCTCGGTCGCCGCGATCGCGTCCGTGCAGAACGCATACTCGCCGCTGCGGCTGGCTGATCAGCCGGTGGTCGAGTATGCGGCCAAGCATGGTCTCTCGTATCTCGCGCACTCGCCCTTCGGAGGACGCGGCCGCTCCGGCCGTTTCCTCGACTCCCTGCCGAACACCCGGGCACTGGCCACCGAACTCGGGATTCCGCTGCACGTCTTCGTGCTCGCCTGGCTCCTGCACCGGAACGACGCGATCATCCCGATCCCCGGTGCCGGCCGGCCGAGGTACGGCGCCGGTATCGCCGATGCGATCGGCATCGAACTGTCTGATGCCGAGGCGGCGGTGCTCGACGCCGAGGCCGTGCCAGGGGACTGGCTCCCATGA
- a CDS encoding carbohydrate ABC transporter permease, whose amino-acid sequence MTVHASPPAITAALEPDTDTSSTTTSARPARRRSRIRGTRRRVALTFTALSILAVLVLLPMYYLLVNTFKTTQQAAESPLGLPTTIDFSRYVNAFVEMDYPRAFLNTAVITVGSVAGTILVASMAGYALSRKARSRFAGFVFLVFLAGLMFPYQMAILGLYDVVLRLGIMNTHLAVILINASTGLPFAIFLFYAFTRTIPIELEEAAHIDGAGILRTFFTIVFPLLRPIVATVAILTTLNVWNDFMGPLYFLRGSDNAVITQQISRNVGQFTTDWTSLFPMLVLGVLPLLIFYLVMQRHIIGGVSGSLKG is encoded by the coding sequence ATGACCGTCCACGCCTCCCCGCCCGCGATCACAGCGGCGCTCGAACCCGACACCGACACGTCCTCCACCACCACGTCGGCCCGGCCGGCGCGCCGACGGTCGCGCATCCGAGGCACGCGGCGCCGTGTGGCCCTGACATTCACGGCGCTCTCGATCCTCGCGGTTCTGGTGCTGCTGCCCATGTACTACCTGCTCGTGAACACGTTCAAGACGACGCAGCAGGCTGCCGAGTCGCCGTTGGGCCTGCCGACGACCATCGACTTCAGCCGCTACGTCAACGCCTTCGTCGAGATGGACTACCCGCGTGCGTTCCTGAATACGGCCGTCATCACGGTCGGATCCGTGGCCGGCACGATCCTGGTCGCATCGATGGCGGGGTACGCGCTCAGCCGGAAGGCTCGGAGCAGGTTCGCGGGCTTCGTCTTCCTCGTGTTCCTCGCCGGACTCATGTTCCCGTACCAGATGGCGATTCTCGGACTCTACGACGTCGTGCTCCGCCTCGGGATCATGAACACCCACTTGGCGGTCATCCTCATCAACGCCTCGACCGGCCTCCCGTTCGCGATCTTCCTCTTCTACGCGTTCACGCGAACGATCCCCATCGAACTGGAGGAAGCGGCCCACATCGACGGCGCGGGGATTCTCCGCACCTTCTTCACGATCGTGTTCCCGCTGCTGCGGCCGATCGTCGCAACCGTGGCCATCCTCACGACCCTCAACGTCTGGAACGACTTCATGGGACCGCTGTACTTCCTCCGCGGGTCCGACAACGCCGTCATCACCCAGCAGATCAGCCGGAACGTGGGCCAGTTCACGACCGACTGGACCTCACTGTTCCCGATGCTCGTTCTCGGCGTACTGCCGCTGCTCATCTTCTACCTCGTCATGCAGCGCCACATCATCGGCGGCGTCTCCGGTTCGCTGAAGGGTTGA
- a CDS encoding carbohydrate ABC transporter permease, which yields MRTTLRRNGAYILMVVPAALLFSVFFIFPVARTVAMSFTDDSSFRPETTTVGLENYARALSDDSVLGAIGHSLWYALASLVLVNMLAIPVAVALNARIPFRNGFRAIFFSPAVLSVLVVGYLWGFLLSSNEYGLINSGLALVGIPPVNWLGDPDIAMWSIILTQVWQWFGYSMVIYLANLQAINPDLYEAASIDGASGWQQFWSITLPGLFPAIQFSVVTGLISGFKVFDIVYALTGGGPGDATETVLTLLYRAFGAGTYGYAAAYGVLFLLVTLFVTMTLLALSRRIEARLS from the coding sequence ATGCGCACCACACTCCGCCGGAACGGCGCCTACATCCTGATGGTGGTCCCGGCCGCCCTGCTGTTCTCGGTCTTCTTCATCTTCCCGGTCGCGCGCACCGTGGCGATGAGCTTCACCGACGACAGCAGTTTCCGGCCCGAGACGACCACCGTGGGACTCGAGAACTACGCCAGGGCACTCAGCGACGATTCGGTACTCGGCGCGATCGGGCACTCGCTCTGGTACGCGCTCGCGTCATTGGTGCTGGTGAACATGCTCGCCATCCCCGTCGCGGTCGCCCTGAATGCCAGGATCCCGTTCCGCAACGGCTTCCGGGCGATCTTCTTCAGCCCAGCGGTCCTGAGCGTGCTGGTCGTCGGCTACCTGTGGGGCTTCCTGCTCTCCTCGAACGAGTACGGACTCATCAACTCCGGCCTGGCGCTCGTCGGCATCCCGCCGGTCAACTGGCTCGGTGACCCGGACATCGCGATGTGGTCGATCATCCTCACTCAGGTCTGGCAATGGTTCGGCTATTCGATGGTCATCTACCTCGCCAACCTCCAGGCGATCAATCCAGACCTGTACGAGGCCGCGTCGATCGACGGGGCGAGCGGCTGGCAGCAGTTCTGGAGCATCACGCTCCCCGGCCTCTTCCCTGCCATCCAGTTCAGCGTCGTCACCGGGCTCATCTCCGGGTTCAAGGTGTTCGACATCGTCTACGCACTGACGGGTGGCGGTCCAGGCGACGCAACCGAGACCGTGCTCACCCTCCTCTACCGCGCATTCGGTGCGGGCACCTACGGCTACGCCGCCGCCTACGGCGTGCTCTTCCTGCTCGTCACGCTCTTCGTCACCATGACACTGCTCGCACTCTCCCGCCGAATCGAGGCTCGCCTCTCATGA